The following proteins are co-located in the Nerophis ophidion isolate RoL-2023_Sa linkage group LG04, RoL_Noph_v1.0, whole genome shotgun sequence genome:
- the hhla2a.1 gene encoding HERV-H LTR-associating protein 2 encodes MPTMEKETNISCIIHDDCILPCSFNPPGTVVIHWYKQQIPVHSYYYNKDQFGLQNKHFSGRTCLFHSHIPQGNASLLLRRVKVQDKGRYKCYTSTRKGNQEIFVNLEVKALIHTVIMELSDEMVTCSSNNIYPAPLVTWATVPPSTQETFENVTTKTTDHKGLFNVQSSVKIQGNVSEYTYLCSFVSADKTQVWTASRKNQVMTKEEGGTLCIPCILPHGLPNFTLTWTFTSSSEPTVIVRYDSRHGGHTFNLWEGLAELDEERLQLGNGSLLLHKPDSEAHSGTYACIFTGHQSRLIVQTNVNITVASMGLTERSMQRSRWSAAASAAFVLFTIILAIPQCLRHRGVQSTTHRHNGAGLIEAGLHKDPNHTATYIIRQHAVDCRGLHQQTRPREELPGRNVTENYHSEDSTPEGKEGGKTEERKNACQQSSSVELVKFVNTEPVNFAAEENNTSDSK; translated from the exons ATGCCGACAATGGAGAAAG AGACCAACATCTCCTGCATCATCCATGACGACTGCATCCTACCCTGCAGCTTCAACCCCCCCGGCACAGTGGTGATCCACTGGTACAAGCAGCAAATACCCGTACACAGCTACTATTACAACAAGGATCAGTTTGGGCTCCAGAACAAACACTTCAGCGGGAGGACTTGTCTATTTCACTCCCATATCCCTCAAGGGAACGCATCTCTCCTGCTCAGGAGGGTCAAAGTTCAGGACAAAGGGAGGTACAAGTGCTACACCAGCACACGCAAGGGGAACCAGGAAATATTTGTCAACCTGGAAGTGAAGG CTCTGATCCACACTGTCATCATGGAGTTAAGTGATGAGATGGTCACATGCTCCTCCAACAACATCTACCCCGCGCCCCTTGTGACATGGGCCACAGTCCCCCCCTCTACACAGGAAACTTTTGAGAACGTCACTACAAAAACCACAGACCACAAGGGACTTTTCAACGTACAAAGTTCAGTGAAGATTCAGGGGAACGTCTCTGAGTATACGTACTTGTGTTCATTTGTGTCAGCGGATAAGACCCAGGTGTGGACCGCCTCTCGGAAAAATCAAG TGATGACAAAAGAAGAGGGGGGCACACTGTGCATCCCCTGCATTCTCCCACACGGTCTTCCCAATTTCACCCTCACCTGGACCTTCACTTCCTCCAGTGAGCCCACAGTAATTGTTCGATACGACAGCAGACACGGCGGACACACCTTCAACCTATGGGAGGGTTTAGCCGAACTGGACGAGGAGCGCCTCCAGCTGGGTAATGGATCCCTTCTACTTCACAAGCCAGACAGTGAAGCGCACTCTGGGACGTACGCGTGCATCTTCACAGGCCACCAGAGCCGACTCATTGTTCAGACCAATGTCAACATCACCGTGGCATCAATGG GTTTGACTGAGCGGAGTATGCAGAGGTCACGATGGAGCGCTGCAGCATCTGCAGCTTTTGTCTTGTTCACCATCATTTTGGCTATTCCACAGTGTCTAAGGCATAGAG GAGTACAGTCGACGACACACAGACACAATGGAGCAGGTCTTATTGAGGCTGGCCTGCACAAAGACCCAAACCACACAGCTACATACATCATCAGGCAACATGCTGTTGACTGCAGAGGATTACACCAACAAACCCGACCGCGGGAAGAACTGCCTGGCAGAAATGTAACAGAAAATTACCATTCTGAGGATTCAACACCAGAAGGAAAAGAAGGAGGAAAAACTGAGGAAAGAAAAAATGCTTGTCAGCAGTCCAGCAGTGTAGAGCTGGTGAAGTTTGTCAATACTGAGCCTGTCAACTTTGCAGCAGAAGAAAATAACACATCAGACTCTAAATAA